A genomic stretch from Theropithecus gelada isolate Dixy chromosome 2, Tgel_1.0, whole genome shotgun sequence includes:
- the P2RY14 gene encoding P2Y purinoceptor 14, with protein sequence MINSTSTQPPDESCSKNLLITQQIIPVLYCAVFIAGILLNGVSGWIFFYVPSSKSFIIYLKNIVIADFVMSLTFPFKILNDSGLGPWQLNVFVCRVSAVLFYVNMYVSIVFFGLISFDRYYKIVKPLWTSFIQSVSYSKLLSVIVWMLMLLLAVPNIILTNQSVREVTNIKCIELKSELGRKWHTASNYIFVGIFWIVFLLLIVFYTAITKKIFKSHLKSSRNSTSVKKKSSRNIFSIVFVFFVCFVPYHIARIPYTKSQTEAHYSCQSKEILRYMKEFTLLLSAANVCLDPIIYFFLCQPFREILCKKLHIPLKAQNDLDISRTKRGNTTLESIDTL encoded by the coding sequence ATGATCAATTCAACCTCCACACAGCCTCCAGATGAATCCTGCTCTAAGAACCTCCTGATCACTCAGCAGATCATTCCCGTGCTGTACTGTGCGGTCTTCATTGCGGGAATCCTACTCAATGGAGTGTCAGGATGGATATTCTTTTACGTGCCCAGCTCCAAGAGTTTCATCATCTATCTCAAGAACATTGTTATTGCTGACTTTGTGATGAGCCTGACTTTTCCTTTCAAGATCCTTAATGACTCAGGCCTTGGCCCCTGGCAGCTGAATGTGTTTGTGTGCAGGGTCTCTGCCGTGCTCTTCTACGTCAACATGTACGTCAGCATTGTGTTCTTTGGGCTCATCAGCTTTGACAGATATTATAAAATTGTAAAGCCTCTTTGGACTTCTTTCATCCAGTCAGTGAGTTACAGCAAACTCCTGTCAGTGATAGTATGGATGCTCATGCTCCTCCTTGCTGTTCCAAATATTATTCTGACCAACCAGAGTGTTAGGGAggttacaaatataaaatgtatagaacTGAAAAGTGAACTGGGACGGAAGTGGCACACAGCATCAAACTACATCTTCGTGGGCATCTTCTGGATTGTGTTTCTTTTGTTAATCGTCTTCTATACTGCTATCACAAAGAAGATCTTTAAGTCCCACCTTAAGTCAAGTCGGAATTCCACTTCAGTCAAAAAGAAATCTAGCCGCAACATATTCAGCATCGTGTTcgtgttttttgtctgttttgtaccTTACCATATTGCCAGAATCCCCTACACAAAGAGTCAGACCGAAGCTCATTACAGCTGCCAGTCAAAAGAAATCTTGCGGTATATGAAAGAATTCACTCTGCTACTATCTGCTGCAAATGTATGCCTGGAccctattatttatttctttctatgcCAGCCATTTAGGGAAATCTTATGTAAGAAATTGCACATCCCATTAAAAGCTCAGAATGACCTAGATATTTCCAGAACCAAAAGAGGAAATACAACACTTGAAAGCATAGATACTTTGTGA
- the GPR171 gene encoding probable G-protein coupled receptor 171, translated as MTNSSFFCPVYKDLEPFTYFFYLVFLVGIIGSCFATWAFIQKNTNHRCVSIYLINLLTADFLLTLALPVKIVVDLGVAPWKLKIFHCQVTACLIYINMYLSIIFLAFVSIDRCLQLTHSCKIYRIQEPGFAKMISTVVWLMVLLIMVPNMMIPIKDIKEKSNVGCMEFKKEFGRNWHLLTNFICVAIFLNFSAIILISNCLVIRQLYRNKDNENYPNVKKALINILLVTTGYIICFVPYHIVRIPYTLSQTEVITDCSTRISLFKAKEATLLLAVSNLCFDPILYYHLSKAFRSKVTETFASPKETKAQKENLRCENNA; from the coding sequence ATGACAAACAGTTCATTCTTTTGCCCAGTTTATAAAGATCTGGAGccattcacatattttttttatttagttttccttGTTGGAATTATTGGAAGTTGTTTTGCAACCTGGGCTTTTATACAGAAGAATACGAATCACAGGTGTGTGAGCATCTACTTAATTAATTTGCTTACAGCTGATTTCCTGCTTACTCTGGCATTACCGGTGAAAATTGTTGTTGACTTGGGTGTGGCACCTTGGAAACTGAAGATATTCCACTGCCAAGTAACAGCCTGCCTCATCTATATCAATATGTACTTATCAATTATCTTCTTAGCATTTGTCAGCATTGATCGCTGTCTTCAGTTGACACACAGCTGCAAGATCTACCGAATACAAGAACCTGGATTTGCCAAAATGATATCAACGGTTGTGTGGCTAATGGTCCTTCTCATAATGGTGCCAAATATGATGATTCCCATCAAAGACATCAAGGAAAAGTCAAATGTGGGTTGTATGGAGTTTAAAAAGGAATTTGGAAGAAATTGGCATTTGCTGACAAATTTCATATGTgtagcaatatttttaaatttctcagccATCATTTTAATATCCAATTGCCTTGTAATTCGACAGCTCTACAGAAACAAAGATAATGAAAATTATCCAAATGTGAAAAAGGCTCTCATCAACATACTTTTAGTGACCACGGGCTACATCATATGCTTTGTTCCTTACCACATTGTCCGAATCCCATACACCCTCAGCCAGACAGAAGTCATAACTGATTGCTCAACCAGGATTTCACTCTTCAAAGCCAAAGAGGCTACACTGCTCCTGGCTGTGTCGAACCTGTGCTTTGATCCTATCCTGTACTATCATCTCTCAAAAGCATTTCGCTCAAAGGTCACTGAGACTTTTGCCTCACCTAAAGAGACCAAGGCTCAGAAAGAAAACTTAAGATGTGAAAATAATGCATAA